The DNA segment gcATAGGTTAAAAACATATCTGAGCATGTTAGGATAGCCACAGAATGGGATAGTTCAATTTTACAGGACAGATTtgcaaggggaaaagaaaatcctgtctTTGCATTACAGAGATCTTGTCCCAACAAATGTTATCCACGTTTCCTTTGGTAGGACTATAAAGTGCTACTGCTCTCAGTTTAGGTAGAGTGTAAGCATGTAAGCGCTTGAAACACCAAGTGCTGTTTTGATATTATCATTTTGGATTTTGCAGGATTAATTTTGTTGCCAAGGTACTGATGCACAAAGTTAAAATACCTGAAGCGGAATTCCCACTAGAGAAcagctatttcttttcctcagattTATGCTCTAATTCCGCTCTGTTACTTTGATGCATAGCTCACTTTGAACCATAAATAACTTGGGTTGACCTTTTAAGACTAGTACTTAAGTTTATTTTTGTggaatttttatgttttgcagcTCTAATGAAAATTCCTTCTTTCTACTGTTAAATACTTACCTAGAAGAATTGAAGTTGGTTTTGATATCAGTAAAAGTCGAatgcagaagttatttttaattgtgcCTTACAGATAACAGATTGAGAGATTAGTCAATTTATAGTAATTTTTACCTGTGAAGTCCAATTAGAATTAATTTAAGGTTGGTGGAGAAGTACAAGCATGAGCTGTGGCTTATACCTGCAAGTAGCAGAAGTAGTTTAATAACTTCAGGTAGGTTAACTGACCTGCGTATCAACTGCTctgactgaaataaatttgctaAAGGCTGGCTGCTTAGATTGGACCActacttcagcagcagccagtaaTGCTGGCAGGTTTTGAAAAAGATATTAAGAACAagagataaaaggaaaacaatatgGACACTGGAGCAGAGTGGGGTGGAGGGGCTCTGCTTTAAGTACGAATGCTTTTTCTCAAGCACCCAGCAGTAAGTGAATAGCTCGCATCCACAATCCTGCAGTAAAAGACGACAAGTTCCTCTTGAAGCTTACCTATAGCAACTATAGCAGCTGTTAGTGTTGTGCAAAGAGTTATGCTAGGGTATAATTATTTACACAGACTTCATTTTGTATGGTCCAATAAAGCTGTAATTGGCATAATTAGAGAGGGCGTAAGGTAGCTGCTGCACTGTTGCTTTGTCACTATGCTATTTATTTAATTGCTGTTCTCTGATTAGCACACTGTATCTTGTTTAGAATGGGGGGATGATTGATTAATTATAACTAGGCATGGGCGACAAGTAATAGCATTATGTGCAAACACGGAGTATAATAAACTCGTTTAACAGGAGTAAAAAGCATTATATTGTACTCGGGCTCACCGCAGGAAAAATAAGGAATCAGGCCTTCGCCAGAAGTGAGGGAGAGCTCTGTGTTCTGGCTTTGGTTCGAGGGCGGGCTTCTGTACTTGCCAATAGGGAGTCATGAACAAACTTCACACAGGGCAAAAGTGACGTTTCTGATATGATGccacccttttttttccaaagacctTCTCCATTCTTGACGAGGAAGAACGAAGAACCCAGATCAATGGTGTCTGCCTGCTCTTTGTCTTTGTCggaattctttcatttttcacacaGTTCCTACAGGTATATAGCAGTTCCAATACGGgtaaattttgtttctgatcCCTCACTCTGTGGGTATCTCTTTCTGTACactatttgtatttatttttatgcactCCAGGGATACACCTTTGCCAAGTCTGGAGAGCTGCTTACAAGACGGTTAAGGAAAATTGGTTTCCAGGCTATGCTAGGGCAAGACATTGCTTGGTTTGATGACCAGAAGAACAGCCCTGGTGCTTTGACTACAAGACTTGCAACAGACGCCTCGCAGGTCCAAGGGGTAAGACCTGGTAGCTTAAGAATTGTTTTACAGTAAGCACTGATTGGAGGCCACTTTTGGCACATTGTCACAGAAATAAGCCAGCATGCAGCCAGCGAGGTCAGTGTAGATCAGCTCTTGGTCAGTCAATTAAGCTACTTCTATTTATCATAGGCTGTTAACGCGGAACTATTATCACTGTGTTTACTGAAAAGCACAAATAGGGTCATAATTTACTGCCCATTATTCCTGCCTGTATTACCAGAACAAGAACacaaaaatcaacaaaataCCAACCATCAGCAGAAGGCGAAGGAGCATACAATGCaaaagttttacattctttttttctggaggtaAATTAGCTTTTTTTGCCACAATGCTtaagcatttatttcaaaaacatgcCAGACTAGTATTTTAGTGATATTAATCACTAATCATGTCTTCAAGTTTTCAGCATGGTCTTGTGCTTGTGACTGTTTTGAATTAAACTGACAGTTTTAAACTTGGAAAAATAGTTTACACTACTGGCTGGTGTGCCAGTTGGGGAATCGTGCAGCAAGTTTCAGCGTGACTTTTTGTTTGTGAAAGGGAACCGCCAAGCCCATGTGTTGTGTTCCTTAGTGTGTGAGGGTTGAATCCTGCTGAGCTATCCATGTTACCTATCTCAATTGATGCTTTGGTAGAAGTGAGTCAGATGCCACTTCACTTGACTCCAATGCAAGCGATTTTCCAGAAATGAAGAAGGAAACATCTCTGTTACAACAATTGCCCTGTTTCAGCTTGACCGAAAATGGTAGGTTAGTTTTTAAGAACTCTTAATGGAGGTTTTAAGAATTTAAACGACAAATGAGAGGAGGTTCCTAAAACCCCTGTCAGCAGCAATTTCTACAGAATCAGAGAAACCAGCAAACCTCTTCAGCCCTTTCAGGCACTTacaaagcatattttaattGGAATAAACAAACTTGTAAAACACCGACTGAATAATTTAACAGCCTCCTAAGGGACATCTTTGTTCTAAGCACATGTGGaacagcagggcacagccacagctccaGGGGAAAAACCCAGAGCTACCTGAGCAGCAGTGTCCTCCACCTTTCACTGGCTAACACAGAGCTCAGGCAACTGCCGCTCTTGCAGAGCGAGCTGAAGGTGAGAAGATGCACGCAAGAGTCCAGGGTCTGAAAATGTCTGCATCTGCACCAGGAGTAAGACATGGACTCTTGATGTGTGTGTGGCGGGGTGACGTTAAAGCTGCAGGGTCCACCTAAGAGCAGCCCGTTCCTTTTGGTAGCTTCTGCAGAGCCGGCAGCTGTACATTCCAGCACAGCCGGGCCCGAGGCACCTTGCCCTCCTTGCTGCAGGTCAGAGGAGGAGCAGATCATAAACATTTTGTGCTACAATTTACATCCTGCAAATGAATCAGACTGAAAACAATCAAGGATATCAaatctatatattttttctaatacgTAGCAACCTACTTTCTATCTAGGGCTGCTGTTTACTGctagaaagaaaataccttctGAGTAAATAAATCAGGTTTATTACAAAGAATAGTGTTCTTGAAGTACATAAGGAGAAGATGAATGCATTCAATAAAGGCTATGTCAGTTTTTCCTTAATAAAGAGGCAGAAATGCAACTTTAATTCATCCTTTCTCGGTGATGTTTCTTATTGATTTTAGCTGAGACTCTGTTGTTAAAGTTgcaaaaaggttttgtttattatttaaatcTAGACAGATAAACGTAGGGGCTAATCAAAGCATTCAAATGAGTGATTCCCCAGGGAACCAAGGAAACTAATTTCAATGGTTAGATTATCTTTTTCGCAATCATTAGAAACAATTTTATGAGGTCTCAGTGGGAAGTTTGGGGGGTGAAAGGAATATTGGACATATGCAGTCCTTTGGATAAACTGTTTCCAATTGATTGTATCCAAACTGGTTAAATTCCAGTATAATCAGCAGCCATTTGTGCTTTATgatattaaaatatcatttaaagttttctgaagttttataggaaaatttatttaaagattATTGAAGTTACTATTGGAGTACAAGTCAAtcatctctgcttcttttctttgaagGCAACTGGATCGCAGATAGGAATGATTGTCAATTCCTTTACCAACATCGGCGTGGCCATCATCATTGCTTTCTACTTCAGCTGGAAACTGAGTTTAGTTATACTGTGTTTCCTGCCATTTTTGGCCTTATCTGGAGCTGTGCAGGCTAAAATGCTGACGGGATTTGCCTCTCAGGACAAGAAAGCGCTGGAAGCTACTGGACGggtaatgttatttaaaaattaatgtatattTGCAGTCACGGGTAGTTGAAAAATCAGGCATTTGGCACTGTCAGTAATTCAGAAGTAATGAAACTGGGCAATATTTCACAAATAAGTTGTAATATTTCAGCTTGTCAAACCATTGAAACACCACTGGGAACTCCCTAACTGCAAAAGCACTTGCTGCATGGAATGCAACCAACTTTTCAAACGTTATTGGACCTAATTGGTAGACACAGATTTCTCAGCAGTCTGTTTCACCTTTGTCAGGTCTTATTTAAATACCCATTTGTTGATGCCCTCTATGTATGTACGCTGCCCTCAGAAAGCAGCGATACTTGCTGACCCAGAAATCCTGACATCCGAGAATTTGGCGCTGAACCACAGATTAGTACGTCCAGTTTGGAGAGAGTGGAATTGTTCCTTCAGTAAGCCCGACTAGCCTACCAGCTTCTCCATCAATGTGTGCTACTAGATCACAGgcataactttatttttatgtatggaTTTTAAGGGTCAAAATTATATCGATTCTCATTTCACAGCtagtatataatttttttaattggaatttgtttttttaaattcagataaGCATTAGCcctttttctgttaatttgtATCAGGAGACGTAGCACTTTTGCATACTTGAAATTTTGCTTCATGGTGAAAAAACACCTGTGTGTCTATTAAACCAGCCAGCATGGGGCATGAGGAAGGAAATCTCTAAACTTACAACGTGATTCTTTTACTGACTGACTCCGACCTTCCTTTACGAGCACTAACTTAGGCACTGCAACCATTCTAGGCTAAAGGCCTCCTCCTAGTTACTCTAGCTCCAGTGTCAGAGTTTAGCAGCTTCCCATGCACCGTTGGCTGCAAGACCCTGTGAACTGCCTCACCTCGAAGGCTGAGAATAGGTTTACGTAGTAAACTATTGCACTGGCTGAGCAGACTTCCAGGCCACGTACCCAACAAGGAAAAGGTAGGACACACGAGAGAAAATGGCCATTTCTTCAGGAGTTCGCTCCTGTGCAGGTCTGCAGCCTTTGAAACACCCCAGCTCCTCTGACTTCTGTTCTGGGTCACCAAGTTCTGGCACGTGATGCACAACCTGGTGCTGTTTAAACATACTCAGTTCAACTGTGCAGAAACCCAACTGCATTAGAAATGCCAGGATTTTAGAAGACAGGCAACATGAGGAAGACTACCTCAGGTTACGCTGCTCAGAGTAGTTCCTGAGCCTTTTCCCTCACTTTAGGCTGCCACATTTCTAGCATCAGCAAAAGCGAGCTCTGCAGCCCTCTCAGAGCCTCggcttttccttctgcagagccaCTTAGCCCAGCCTAAAATGACTCTTGCGGAGTTCCCACTCCTCCTCCCTCCTACACTGCAGTCCTGCCCACCAAACACCTTACCCATCCCACCTTCCAGCCTGCCCCATCTAAACCTTCCCTCTACCCATCTAAGCTGTCAATTAACCATCTTCAGCTTCCCCTTGCGCTTAACCCGTGGAGCAAACGCATGGACTGGAGCCCTTTGCCCTGTTCTGCTCTGTACCTACTGGCTGTTTCTTCCCCATTGCCTCTGCAGCTAGCTCAGCCTGCCACCCCATTTTTTGATTTCCCCTGAAGAAGCCAATCTTCAGCTCCCAATTGCCATTTCCCCGTGTGGTTTAAAGAAGCATGTCTTGACTGGGGGCGCGgaacttcagaaaaaatcaTGTGGCCAACCTACACATGCAGACTGCTGGaaattttaggggttttttttaaatgcactaaAGGTATTTGGTATCACTGATCGGATTGAATACATTTACAGGCCACTGTTCAGTGCTGTTAGGAACAGTCTTAAATTTCTGAAAGCCAAGGAAGAACTAAGACCTGAGCCCCTGCCCACATGCAGGATGGtgtaattatttacaaaaagtGGTAAAATACTGTCCTGACAAGGAGAGAAACTTCACTGAGTCAAGGCATCAACAGAATGACCCCGTGGCTGGGATGAAGAGGGCACTCAATGCTTCAGCAGTGACTGACTGTCTGGTgttattttctaatttatttgcCAGCACTGCATCGAAATGCTAAACACTCCGAGTTCTTCCACAGCACCTGCTTATCAGCCGTGCTAAACACGGAGAAGCACAGTCTGAACAATCCAGTTCACAGTGCCTACTTTTCTGCTCCTTCACATTGTCTGATAAGGCGCAAGAGATTTGACTGTTAATTTTGGCCAGGGAAAACACCCTGAAATAGGAcggaatatttttaataatttatattcaGATCTCTGCCTACATGCTGAACACATCCATAAGCCACACACCAGTCACACTATGGTGTGTAGGAAAGTGTCACACTATGAAGCTACCATCAAAGTTCAGGCAAACAACGGTGTCATAAACcaatttcttaaaattacttGAGGTGAGTCCTGTGAAATTACAATCAAACTGTCAATTTACTTCTATAGAGGAAACTGTAGTGCTATTTTTGGGGGACAGAAACCCAAATCCTGACTGGCAATAAAGCACAATATAAAGCCTACAATTAATTAGAGCTCCAGAGAATTTTCCATGGggattattattatatttatatattcctGTGTTGTATGTTTCTGTGTATGTAGACAAGCATTTGCTTATTCTTTGCCTATGTACAAGGTAAAAATCCTGGAAATTGTGTCATGTTAAGAGGAATGAAGGTATCACCCTCCATTTATATGCTCCTCATCAGGGTTTTTGGACACAACCAAGAGAAAGAGGGAGGGTGAGTAGGTGGGGAAACAAGTAAATTCAAGTGGGTTTAATTTATGAAACGGAAGTTGGGGATAGCatcccttctctttcctgaCTATTGTTACaagtgaaacaaataaaataattgaaataatcaTCTTTGATTACTAAATGCATGCAGTCAAGGAAATAAGTGTTCTTAAACCTGTTTTTGCTTTGGTGCACGTCCCATTTATTCACATCACAGGAAATAAGTCAAAAGTGAGAGCATGTGCCTGATTTCCTAAGTGTGCTTTTGATAATTGCTTGTCGGGAAGTTTCCCTTTAGAGTGGCTGACGTTTGGGCCAGTCTGCATCACAGCTGCATCAGTTTGTGATGGCATTGGTGCCCTGTGTTTACAAAAGAATCACGCATTTTTGAAAGAGCAAACTCAACTTTTCCAGGTAAAAATTAGGAGCTTTTaccgatttttttttttttttttttttttttttttccttcagatttccAGTGAAGCCCTCTCTAACATCAGGACTGTAGCTGGGATAGGGAAAGAGAACATGTTTATCAACAATTTTGAGAAGCACCTGTATATGCCCTATAGAGCTGCAATCAAAAAAGCGCACGTTTACGGACTCTGCTTCGGCTTTGCCCAGAGCATAGTGTTCATTGCCAATGCCGTCTCTTACAGATACGGAGGGTTTCTAGTCGACGCTGAAGGACTCCATTACAGCTTTGTGTTCAGGTCAGTGCCTGCCTGGAGCTGGAAACAGGCTCCTCTGCGGCAGCGCTGCTCTGGGCGAGCGTTCTGTTTCCCAACGGCTCCCCCAGACTGActgtctcccccccccccgcagggtGATCTCTGCTGTTGTGACCAGTGGCACTGCTTTGGGAAGAGCTTCTTCCTACACCCCAAACTATGCCAAAGCCAAAACATCCGCTGCGCGCTTTTTTGAACTGGTCGATCGGCTTCCTGACATCAGTGTTTACAgtgaaaagggggaaaaatgggTAAGAGTGAAGTAATTTGTGATGTCATTCAGCCCAGTGTAAGCATTGAAGTTGCACCAACAATTTGTAAGTCAGTGAGGCTCACTGCTTTACAAGAAGGTTATGCTGACTGTGTAATTGGACTTGCCTTGGCTCTTTCGGAAGCAGCGAGCTCTGTACTAGGCAGCAAGAGTAATCCTAAGTGTGGTTATTAGGAATTTGTCAGCGTAGAACTCCTGTAAATTGGAATAGGACCGGTGTGGGTGACTCAAAGAACAcgttttttcttcctcctctgcagtTTGCACATAAACTTGCCTGTCGCTCGCTTATAAAGGAGGCGGTTTTTCCATTCACATCAAAATGCTGGGGGTGTTCATGAGGAGGCGAATCATCTTTGAGtcagacaaaatgaaaatgctcaATTTTTGGTGAATTGAAAGTCAGACCCAGAAAAttcaaatactttatttttcacttaacctatttttttcagaattaaatcaAAACTTGAAATAATTGTTATGAACTAAATACactaaatattttgcttcaaaCCATGAAACTAAAGTTCATGATCATGATTCCCTTCAGAGTTTTGtaaaagtgttatttaaaaGTTGTGGGAAATCTGACCTGAATTAATGTATTGTTTTAATGTTGCGGAGTtgaattgattttattttttttatcaaatcCAGCTTTTTGCACAGAAGTATTTGGATCATCACCATATTACACTTATGCAGTatctgcattaaaataaaaccccttACCCGTTTGCAAGGCAATGCTATTTCCAGTTGATGTCTCTGTACAGTGCAGTACAGGGATGTATAAGCAGAGCTAATGGCTTATATCTAGGACAGCTGCTCCGATGTGGGGTTTATCCCTCTTTCTGGGCTAATTCCAAACTTCACAAGCAcaaatgttgtattttaaatatgagaTGCAAGAGTGGAATCTGAGGAAGAGTTACTTTTACTCTACAACTCAGGTTTGAGCTCCAGCTTATTGTAacatctttctcattttttttcaccaggATGACTTCAAGGGAAGCATTGAATTTCTTAACTGTAAATTCACATACCCTTCTCGGCCTGATATTCAGGTCCTGAAAGGACTCTCTGTAGCTGTTAAGCCTGGACAGACTTTGGCATTTGTTGGAAGCAGCGGCTGTGGTAAGAGCACCAGCGTCCAGCTTCTGGAGCGTTTCTATGACCCTGAGACAGGAAGCGTGGTAAGCAAACGAAACGTGGTTTGCGCGCTGCGGTGTTCAGCAGTGCTGCAAGGACTCTTCTGAACGCCCTCCTGTGCGGCCTACCACTGTGGCACGTACATGTGCCGCGTGGGGCTTCAGCTCCTCGAACAAATGTGGGCTCTTTGGGCAATTCTTGAGTATCATCTCAGCTGTAGTCAGGCAAGATCAGAACACCAAAGCTTGGGTGTAGGCCAAGGGCATTCACCTTGGCAGCTCACGTATGAGACATATATTGTGGGAGCACAAGCGGCAATCAAGTTGGAATGGAGCAAGAGTCTGAACACCCCTAAATATGCAGCCTCTTTGCAGGTTGAATTTGTCTCAATTTAACTTCCAGTTACTGAATGAGATAGcttaaaaagcttttatatCTTTTTGTCTTGTAAATAATGATCCATCTACTTTGATTTatctttctttggaaaaaatcagtgttttgatCACTCTGCCAGGAAGGCAAcaaagcatgtacctaaccttaagCAATTAAATAGTTCACTTGGACTTAAGATTAAGCAAATGGTCTAGTGTTTGGCTGGATGGCAGACATACCCAGAAAATACATACCATGCACAAAGGAGTCAAATTTAAGCAGATTCTTCAAATCGCTTTAAATCAgttgcatttgcattttagtAATACGGCTAAATCACTCAGTTTTGACATAAACTATCTGAGGTTTGCAGACTGTTGTTTTGGAATGATGTTTTAAGTTTTCTCTTATTTCCTGGTAGTTAATAGATGGACATGACACGAAGAAAATAAACGTACAGTTTCTTAGATCAAAAATTGGAATAGTGTCCCAGGAGCCTGTGCTATTTGACTGCAGCATTGCTGATAATATCAAATACGGCAGTAACACCAAAGAGGCAACGATGGAAGAAGTCATAGAAGTGGCCCAGAAGGCTCAGCTGCATGATTTTGTCATGTCACTGCCTGACGTAAGTACCCGTGAGGCTTTGGCTATGGACCTACAGGTAGGCTGCTCGGTGTCACTGCAGTGGAGTGGCTCCAAATCCACCTAAAGTTGCTGCACACGTATACCTTCTGTTTACTTTTGCATCTGTAACAGTAGGAGCAAAGAGGGTGTCACGACCACCTGTTATGTTCCTGAGTTTGGCCATGAGCTGCTACTGCATTTTTATACAGCAGgcaaatatttataaaactgaAACCAGCAGTTACAGCCTGAACTAGGAGAAAAGGGaagtttttttcaaaggcacggacaagaaagaagcagcagcacagctgagcagTCACAGCATTACAGTGAGTCAGGAAATATAAATCCTGTTCCCAGGTGTGGGAGATTTGCCTTGTGACTAGAGCATGATACttagacaaaaatatttgaatctGGCTGCTTACAAGCCCTTAAGAAGTATTTAAATGCACTGAAATCATACAAATGTAAATCAGAAGAACATAAAAGGTACGGATACAATTTAGgcaccaaacaaaacatttgccCAGAAAGCCCTGCCATCACTTTTAGCCTCTTCTCCCAAACCTAGGCTCAGGGGGGGGGTTCTTTTGCCTCTGGCAAATCACCCAACTAAcaaatttttcttccaggcttGTGACTATACTGCCTGGGCCCCTGGGCCATGCAAACTGCAAAGCAACATCCCC comes from the Falco peregrinus isolate bFalPer1 chromosome 8, bFalPer1.pri, whole genome shotgun sequence genome and includes:
- the ABCB11 gene encoding bile salt export pump isoform X5 gives rise to the protein MRQDVPHVQTFSILDEEERRTQINGVCLLFVFVGILSFFTQFLQGYTFAKSGELLTRRLRKIGFQAMLGQDIAWFDDQKNSPGALTTRLATDASQVQGATGSQIGMIVNSFTNIGVAIIIAFYFSWKLSLVILCFLPFLALSGAVQAKMLTGFASQDKKALEATGRISSEALSNIRTVAGIGKENMFINNFEKHLYMPYRAAIKKAHVYGLCFGFAQSIVFIANAVSYRYGGFLVDAEGLHYSFVFRVISAVVTSGTALGRASSYTPNYAKAKTSAARFFELVDRLPDISVYSEKGEKWDDFKGSIEFLNCKFTYPSRPDIQVLKGLSVAVKPGQTLAFVGSSGCGKSTSVQLLERFYDPETGSVLIDGHDTKKINVQFLRSKIGIVSQEPVLFDCSIADNIKYGSNTKEATMEEVIEVAQKAQLHDFVMSLPDKYETNVGAQGSQLSRGQKQRIAIARAIIRDPKILLLDEATSALDTESEKTVQAALDKAREGRTCIVIAHHLSTIQNADIIAVMSQGLIIERGTHDQLMAMEGAYYKLVTTGAPIS
- the ABCB11 gene encoding bile salt export pump isoform X4, yielding MLRTVAFTRQQTFSILDEEERRTQINGVCLLFVFVGILSFFTQFLQGYTFAKSGELLTRRLRKIGFQAMLGQDIAWFDDQKNSPGALTTRLATDASQVQGATGSQIGMIVNSFTNIGVAIIIAFYFSWKLSLVILCFLPFLALSGAVQAKMLTGFASQDKKALEATGRISSEALSNIRTVAGIGKENMFINNFEKHLYMPYRAAIKKAHVYGLCFGFAQSIVFIANAVSYRYGGFLVDAEGLHYSFVFRVISAVVTSGTALGRASSYTPNYAKAKTSAARFFELVDRLPDISVYSEKGEKWDDFKGSIEFLNCKFTYPSRPDIQVLKGLSVAVKPGQTLAFVGSSGCGKSTSVQLLERFYDPETGSVLIDGHDTKKINVQFLRSKIGIVSQEPVLFDCSIADNIKYGSNTKEATMEEVIEVAQKAQLHDFVMSLPDKYETNVGAQGSQLSRGQKQRIAIARAIIRDPKILLLDEATSALDTESEKTVQAALDKAREGRTCIVIAHHLSTIQNADIIAVMSQGLIIERGTHDQLMAMEGAYYKLVTTGAPIS